The genomic interval TAATAACTGGCAGAACAGGATAAGCCGGTACTTTCCAGGGACGGGGCAGAAACGGCTCTTTTTTTCTTAATGCCAATAAAGAAGCAAAACCCGAAGTATAACCCAGCACAAAAAAGAATGTTGCGATGTCAGAAAGTTTTTCGCATGCTTCTTTTCCTACTAATATTAAAGTGATAGCCACTGCCGATGTAATCAGCATCGCCAATGAGGGTGTACCGCCATTATTAACCTTGGTTCCGCCTTTCAGGAAAAGTCCGTCGCGGCTCATGGAATACAATACTCTTGGATTAAAAAGTAATTGCGCATTTACGATCCCAAGAATAGAGATCATCAGGAACAATGTTACGATCTTGCCCGATCCTTCTCCAAAAATAAGCCTGATAGCATCTGCTGCTGCCAATTTGGATTGTGATAATTCATTCATCGGCAACACATATAAAATCGCCAGATTACAAAGTAAATAAATGGCAATGATCAGTAAAACACCTCCGATCATTGATTTGGGTAAATTTTTGGAAGGGTCACGGTCTTCTTCTGTAAAGTAAGCTGCCGTGTGCCATCCATCGTAGGTGTAGAAAATAGCCTGTAAAGAAAAAATAACGGGAGCAATCCAGCTTCCTCCCTGAATGATTTTGCTGGTAGTCAGCTGCATTTCCTCAGGCGAAATCTCTTTGCCATAAACGTAACAAATGATCACAAAAGCAGATAATCCAACGCCTTTCAAAACACTCATCACATTCTGAAAAGTACTGGCAAGCGCGAGGCCGATCCAGTGAATACCCGTTAAAATCAATAAAATACATGCCGCCACATATGGTTCATAACCCACCAGCGACGGTATGAGCAGGGCCATATATTCACTCATGGTATATACGCCAAAACCCAGCGCAGAGCATGTTCCCAGCCAGCTGTTTATGCCTACCACGAAACCTGCGTAATTTCCAAATGCTCTTTGCGCGTATACATACCATGCTCCCGCTTTTGGTACGGAAGTCCCGAGTTCAATAGTGCATAATGTTCCAAGAAACGCGTATAAACTAACAGCTCCCCATAAGGTCATAATAAGCCATGGTTCACCAAGCTGGGCCGCAATCGGACCGGGCTTTCGCAGTATTCCGGTACCAACTGTACCGCCGATCGTTACGGCTATACCGAAGCCTACGCCTAAAATCTTAAATAATTCGTTCTTTGCAGAGGCCTG from Dyadobacter sp. NIV53 carries:
- a CDS encoding APC family permease — protein: MAQASAKNELFKILGVGFGIAVTIGGTVGTGILRKPGPIAAQLGEPWLIMTLWGAVSLYAFLGTLCTIELGTSVPKAGAWYVYAQRAFGNYAGFVVGINSWLGTCSALGFGVYTMSEYMALLIPSLVGYEPYVAACILLILTGIHWIGLALASTFQNVMSVLKGVGLSAFVIICYVYGKEISPEEMQLTTSKIIQGGSWIAPVIFSLQAIFYTYDGWHTAAYFTEEDRDPSKNLPKSMIGGVLLIIAIYLLCNLAILYVLPMNELSQSKLAAADAIRLIFGEGSGKIVTLFLMISILGIVNAQLLFNPRVLYSMSRDGLFLKGGTKVNNGGTPSLAMLITSAVAITLILVGKEACEKLSDIATFFFVLGYTSGFASLLALRKKEPFLPRPWKVPAYPVLPVIMLIFSIAFLVSAVVQDLPSSQYALLFLIVSYPLYLLVRRVNR